The sequence ACGGAATCATTCACGTCATCGACGGCGTGATGCTGCCCAAGCAGTAACCCCCCGAACGACACAGGCTGCCGACCCCCCGCGGACCCCCGCGGGGGTTTTTCTCTGGCATCGCGCCTCCCGCTTGACGTGCAGCCTGCGCTGCCTCAGCATGGTGCCATGACACCCGGAAAGGCATACTTGGATACCGACACCATCCGTGCGCTGGCCGCGCGTACGGATGCCATGGGGGTATGGCTGGTCGCCCACTGCTGGGGGGTGATCGCGGGTTCCGTCGCGCTCTTCGCTGTCTGGCCAAACCCGCTGACCGCGCTTCTTGCGATCGTCCTGATCGGTTCGCGCCAGCTGGGACTCGCCATCCTGATGCACGAAGCGGCCCACAATGCGCTGTTCAAGACCCGGTGGCTCAACGAATTCGCGGGCGAATGGCTTTGCGGCAGGCCCATCCTCGCCGAGCTTGGCAGCTACCGGCATTATCACCTTACCCATCACCGCTACACCCAGACGGACAAGGATCCCGATCTGGTTCTGTCTTCCAAGTTTCCGACAACGCGCGACAGCCTCAGACGGAAATTCATCCGTGACTTGACGGGCCAGACCGGCCTGCGGCAACTGGTCGGGCAGATCGTGATGTCCTTTCGTCTGGCCGGAGACGACGATGCCATCGAGGCCGCCAATCAGGACGCGGCACAGGCGTTCAAGGCGCGCGACCTGTGGAAGTCGCTGCCCGTCTTCATCGGCGTCGCCCTGGCGATGAGCCTTGCCGGCGAATGGTGGTACGGCCTCCTGTTCTGGCTGCTGCCCTACCTCACCTGGTTCCAGTTGGTTCTGCGCATCCGCAACATTGCCGAACACGGGGCCACCGAACAGTCCGACAACCCCCTGCAGAACGTCCGCACGACCCACGCAGGGCCCGTCGCGCGTGCGCTCGTCGCGCCCTACTGGGTCAACTACCACCTCGAACACCACATGGTCATGCATGTTCCCTGCTGGCGTCTGCCCCGTATGCACAAGGCCCTGCGCGACGCAGGCATCGGTGACCGGATGCGCGTCTCTCCCAATTATGGCCACGCCCTCGCCGAAGCGGGCTGGTAGAGGGCTGCCGGCACGCACCGGCAGGTGACCGCGCCATAAGCGGGCGCTTATGCGGCCCCGGATAAACCCCGGGCCAATGGCCCCGATGCCGTTTCCTTCCCAGATTGCCGACCAGCGGCCCGCAAGGGGGCGCCTCACGCCACCTGATCCCGGTGGCCTTCAAAAGGAACGGACACATGCGCAAATTCGCACTCATCACCCTCATCGCCCTCGCCTCACCGGCTCTTGCCGAGGACGTCTCGATGGACAGCAAGCTCGGCAACACCATGGAGGAAGTGCAGGCGTCGCTTGCCGCCATGGGCTACGAAGTCCGCAAGGCCGAAATGGAAGACGGCAAGATCGAGGTCTACTTCGTGCGCGACGGAAAAATGGGCGAGGTCTATGTCAGCCCCGAAACCGGCGCGGTCACCAAGCTCGAACTCAAGGGCTGATCCGGTGGTGGCTTCCACACATCCGACCCACGGGCGCAAGGGCGCCCGTGAGGTTTCGGTCTGGGATCCGCTTGTCAGGCTGATCCACTGGGGCCTCGCCCTGGCGATCCTCGTCAACGGCGCGCTGGCGGACGGCGAAAGCCGCACCCACGCTTTGATCGGCTACATCGCCCTCAGCCTTCTGGCGATGCGCATGCTCTGGGCGCTGATCGGCCCGCCGAACGCCCGTTTCTCCGCTTTTCCGCCCAGCCCGCTGCGCGCCCTTCGCCATGCCCGGGCGATGTTCGGCGGTGACCGGCGCGTGCACCTGTCGCACAACCCGATCGGCGCCCTGATGGTCTACAACCTCTGGCTCAGCGTGCTTGCCATCGGGGTCACCGGCTACATGATGACGACCCTCGCCTACTTTGGCGTCGACTGGGTGGAAAAGGCACATGAAACGATATTCGACTGGCTGCTGATCTCGGTGGCCCTGCACGTGGCCGGCGTGGCCTTCGACACCTGGCACTCCGGTATCAATCTGGTGAAAGCGATGGTAAACGGGCGCAAGACGATCCCCGAAGGAAAAGACATCGCATGAAAAGGGCGCGCAAGTCGCCATGGAACGGAGAGAGGCGCGCGACGGTGCTTGCGGGCCTCATCCTGCTTCAGGCCCTCTGTGCGCTGTTCTTCATCGGCGACGCGATCGAGGATTTCCGGGAGGACGGCCAGTTCGACAATCCGCACCTGATGATCGAGGCAGCCGCGGCGCTGGCGCTGGTCGCCGGGGTCGTCTTCCTCATGGTCGAACTGCGCGGCCTGCTGTCGCGCATGTCCGACATGCAGATCGGGCTGGATATCGCGCATGGCCACCTCACCGACGTCATCGAAGCCTTTTTCGAGGCGTGGGCCCTGACCCCGGCCGAACGGGACGTGGCGATCATGATCCTCAAGGGGCTGGACAACGAGAACATCGCACGGGTCCGCAACACCGCTTCCGGCACCGTCCGCGCGCAGGCGGCGAGCATCTATGCCAAGTCACGCACCGACGGACGCGCCCAGTTCATCAGCCTTTTCGTCGAGGAACTCATGGCCGCGGGCGACACCGCCGCTGACCGGAACCCGCGCGGCGCGGCCTGAACCGGACGCCTAGTGCGCCGGGGCGGTCACGGCGTCGAGCAGGGTACGCCCGCCGTCGATCACCATGACTTCGCCGGTCATGAAGGCCGAGCTGTCCGCCGCGAGAAACTGCACCGCCTCGCACAGCTCGTTCGGAGAGGCGATGCGCCCCAGCGGCGTATTGCTGCGGATGTCGTCCCGCCATTCGCGGTTCTCTGCCAGCGCCGACCGCAACGAGGCGCTCATGACGCTACCGAACGAGATCGCGTTCACCCTGATCCGGTGTTCCGCCAGCGACAGCGCCATGGACCGGGTCATCTGCTGCACGGCAGAGGCCGCGATGGCATAGGCCATCAACTCGGGCCGGGTCTGCTTGCACGCGGTGGAGCTGAGGTTGATGATCGACCCCACCTGCCCCTTCGCCTCCGGGTCGGCCTGCTTGATCATCCGCCGCGCCACCGCCTGCGTCAGGCGCAGCGCGGTCATCAGGTTCTGCTCCAGCAGCGTATCGACGGATGAATCCTCCACGTCCAGCGCATCGGTGGTCATGACCTGCCGCGATGCGTTGACGAGGATATCCACCTGGTCGAAGGCGTCGATGGTGGCGGAAATCAGGTTGGCGATCGTCAGCCGCTGGCGCAGGTCGCCCGCGAACACGCGGATGTTGCCATCTTCCCGTTCGCTGCCCAGTTCTTCCATCAGCTTCTTCTCGTCCGCATCGGCGCACATCACGTTCGCGCCGGCATCCGCCAGATGGCGGGCGATGGACAGCCCGATGCCGTTGGCGGCACCGGTGACGATAGCGGTCTTGCCGGTAATCGAAAAAGACATCGCTTTCCCTTCTAAGATCCGATCAACGTCCGGCCCGCGCCGGTTTGGACGCATGAAACAGCTTGAAGCGCGCGTCCCCGCCCAGTTCCGCGACGTGGCCAAAGCTCTTCTTCAGTTCCGCTTCATACGGCAAATGCCGGTTCGCCACCATCCACAGATTGCCGTTCGGCTGCAACAGGCGCGCGGCAGAGGCGACAAAGGCCTGACCGATCTGCGGTTCGGCGGCCCGGCCCTGATGAAACGGCGGGTTCATCACGATGCTGTCCATCCGGTGGGGCGGCGCCCATTTGGTCGCGTCTTCCCAGTGGAATTTGGCCCGGTCGTCGGTGACGTTGTGGCGCGCGCACTCCAAGGCGCTGTGCCCCGCCTCGACCAGATGGACCGTCTGCACGCTCTCGCGGGTCAGGACATGCGCGGCAAGGAAACCCCACCCCGCCCCGAGGTCGGCCACTTCGGCCCCCAGCTTCTCGGGCAGCGCATCGACCAGCAGCGCCGATGCAAGATCGACCGCATCGGCGGAAAAGACGCCGGGCGCCGTCCAGAATCCGCCGGGCGTCTGCGAGGGCACCTCGGCCCAGTCCGCGAAGAAATCGGTGGCGGAGGCGTCGATCCAGAACAACTTGCCGTGCGCCTTGGATATGGGGCCGTTGATGGTCACCCGGCCCCGCATCTCGCGCAAGATGGAATCGATGCCTTGGGTCTTCTGGCCGTCGATCACCACGACGCCGTCGCAGGTGCCACAGGCCGCCGCGATCAGAGCGCGGGCCTCGGACTTGGCGCGGGGCAGACAGACGACGGCGGCAGCGTAGCGGTCCCGCACCATGCGCACCGCCTTGTAGCCGCGCTCCTGCCAGGCATCGAACAGCGGCTTGAAGTCCTGCACCACGTGGCATCGGTCGCGGTCGATACCCGGCAGCCGTGCGTCCTGCGGGGGGCGGAAAACGGCGATCAGCCCCTCTTCCGGCAGCTCGAGCCCGCCTTGAAGAGCCAGATCCAGACGTGCGTCAATCACACGCTATTCTTCTTTTTCCATCGTGCACTGCAGCGGGTGCTGATGCCGGCGTGCGAAATCCATGACCTGCGCGACCTTGGTCTCCGCGATCTCGTGGCTGAACACGCCGACCACCGCCAGTCCCTTCTTGTGGACCGTCAGCATGATCTCGAACGCCTGCGCGTGATTGAGGCCGAAAAACCGCTCGAGCACGTGCACGACGAACTCCATCGGTGTGAAGTCGTCGTTCAGCAGCAACACCTTGTAGAGTGGCGGCCGCTTCGTCTTGGGCTTGGTCTTGGTCAGCAGATCGGTCTGACCGTCATCGCCCGACCTGTCCGCCATCATGTATTCTTCAGGGCGCATTGCTGCTCCGACAGTTTGCTGTGCGTTGTGAGTCGTGTGTGCGTGTATATAACCTGTTCCCGTTACGAGAAAAGAGGCAGCATGGAAATGGCACCGTCCCTGACCACGATCGGCTTCGACGCCGACGACACGCTCTGGCACAACGAACGGTTCTTTGCCCTCACGCAGGACCACTTTGCCGAACTGCTGGCCGATCACGCGGAAAAACCCCGGCTGATGGAACGGCTGACAGAAGCGGAACGCCGGAACCTGTCGCACTACGGGTTCGGGATCAAGGGGTTCACGCTGTCCATGATCGAAACGGCGATCGAGGTGACGGACGGCCGGGTGCCCGCCGCCGTCATCGGCAAGATCCTCGATGCGGGGCGGGAAATGCTGTCCCACCCGGTCGAACTGCTGCCGGGGGTGGAGGACACCCTCGAATCGCTCCGCCACGACCACAAGCTGATCCTCATCACCAAGGGCGACCTTCTGGACCAGATGCGCAAGGTCGAACAGTCCGGGCTGCGCGACCGTTTCGATGCGATCGAAATCGTCTCGCACAAGACCTCGGCGGAATACGCCGACATCTTCGGCCGTCACGGCACGGGTGCCGATCAGGGCCTGATGGCGGGCAACTCCATGGCGTCCGATGTCCTGCCGATGCTGGACGCGGGCGGCTGGGGCGTGCTGGTGCCGCACACCCTGACCTGGGCGTTGGAACATGCCGCGGCACCGGAGGCCCACCCGAGGTTCTCCGAGATCGCGGACCTGTCGCAGCTTCCCGACCTCGTCAGCGGGTTGAAGTCATCCCACTGAGAGACCGGTGCGCCACGCGCGGCGCAAAAAGGCATATTCGCCGCGTTCTTGCCACATTGTCGCCACAATGGCCCCTATTGTGGCGGCATTTTTTATCGCCCCTAGATGTGGACGAAACGCGCGGCTATTTTCACTGATTTACCAGTGCGTTATGGCTTTCGCGAAATTTTGACCTGTGCTACGCTGTTTGTAATCAAAATGAGGCCAGCCGAAAAATCGGCGGTCCAGAGGCAAAAAAGGCAGGTTCAAAATGAAGGCGCGGCGCATTCAGCCGGCCCGCTTCGGGCTATTTTTCATCGCGGCATTCTGGCTTCTCGTGGTCTTGCCGCTGAGCGCCATCGCAGCCCCCTATGCCGCCTACGTGATCGATGCCCGAACCGGCAAGGTCCTGCATTCCCAGAACGCGGACACCCGGCTTCACCCGGCCTCCCTGACCAAGATGATGACCCTCTACATCGCGTTCGAGGCGATCCAGCGCGGCGAGATCGGCCTTGATACCGAGGTCACGATCTCCAAGAACGCCGCCGCCGAACCGCCCAGCAAGCTGGGCCTGCGCCCCGGTCAGAAGATCAAGCTGCGTTACCTGATCCGCGCGGCCGCGGTGAAGTCGGCCAACGACGCCGCAACCGCCATCGGCGAAGCCATCGAAGGATCCGAGGCCAAGTTCGCCCGCCGCATGAACCGCACCGCCAAGTCGCTGGGCATGACGCGCACGACCTTCAAGAACATGCATGGCCTGACCGAAGCCGGGCACCTGTCGACCGCCCACGACATGACCCTGATGGGGCGTCACCTGCTCTACGATTATCCGCAGTACTACAACCTGTTCTCGCGCATCACCGCCGATGCCGGCGTCAAGAAGGTGAGCCACACCAACCGCCGCTTCCTGTCCTCCTACAAGGGCGCCGACGGGATCAAGACAGGCTATACCCGTGCCGCGGGCTTTAATCTCACCGCCTCCGCCGAACGGGGCAACGAGCGGATTATCGTGACCGTCTTCGGTGGCCAGTCCACCGCGCAGCGCAATGCGAAGGTCGCCGAACTGATGGACCTCGGCTTCCGCCGCGCGCCCTCCAACGCGCCGCTGCGCAAACCCCAGCGCGAGATGGTCTATGCCGATGTCGAGGATGACACGGGCGACAGCGCCGGTGGCGCAGGCAAGACGATCCGCCTCGTGGGCGCGGTCAAGACCTCCAAGCGGCCCCAACTGCGGCCCGGCAGCGCGGCCCCGGTTCTGATGGCCGCCGCCGATCCGGTGGTCAGCGACGCGGACATCACCGCCGCGCTCAAGGAAGCGGTGCAGAGCCCGGCCATCAGCCCGCCCGCCCCGGCCACCGCCGAGGGCGTCGTCACGCTGGCTTCTGCGGCGAAGGTGTCCGCACGGCCCACCATCCGGCCCGAAGCGATGGTGGCCGCGGCGGCCCCCGCCCCGGTCGAGCAGGAAGTCGTCAGCCGTGTCTCCACCTCCGGTGGGCGGCAATGGGGCGTCAACCTGGGCCGCTACCCCAGCCGCTATGCGGCGGAAAAGGTGCTGCTCAAGACCGCGCTGGCCGAAATGGCCACGCTTGACGGCAGCCTGCGCAAGGTCGTCCAGCGGCCGCAGGGCTTCGACGCGAACTTCCTCGGCATGACCCGCGACAGCGCGGATCTCGCCTGCCGCAGGCTGGCCGCCCGCAACATCAACTGCTTCATGATCGGGCCGGGCTGACCGCCTGATCCCGGGCCGCCTCGCGGCGGATCCAGCGCACGAAATCCTTCAACGCGGGCCGCATCACGCCGGGCCGCGTCACCAGGTGATACCCCGACCCCGGCCTGTCCGCACGGTAGAGCTCGCGCAACCGTCCCGCCGCGATGTCCCGCGCCACGAACAGGTGCACCGTCACCGCAACGCCCTGCCCGTCCCGCGCCCCATCCAGCAGCAGGTTGCCCGGCACCTGCATCAGCGCCCGTGGCGCCATGTCCCCCTGCCCCAGGCGGCGCAGCCAGTCCGTGCTTTCCGATGTGCTGGCCTCTTCCAGCCATGGAAACCCCGACAGTTCCTCGACCGGCGGCAGGGGCCCCTCCCCCACCAGCGCCGGCGCCGCCACCACCACCATGGGCGACTGCATCAGCACCTCCGTCTCGAGGCCCGGCCACGACCCGGTGCCGTAGCGGATCGCGATGTCGATCCCGTCGGGCGACAGCTCCGCCAGTGTCGGTGTCGGGTCGAGCCTCAGGCTGGCTTCGGGATGCGCGGCGCGAAAGGAGGGCAACCGCGGCATGAGCCAGGATGCGGCGAACGTCGGCGTGCACGAGATATGCAGGGGCCGGGCATCGCGGGCGCCGGTGATCTCCTGCGCCGCCTCGATCATGGCGGCAAAGCCCGCGTGCAGCGCCTTGGCCAGAACCTCCCCCTGGGGTGTCAGCCGCATGGATCGCCCCGACCGGTCCAGCAGCGCCACGTCGAGATGCGCCTCGAGCGTGCGCAACTGCTGGCTGATCGCGGCATGGCTGACCCCCAGCGCGGTGCCCGCCGCCTGCACGTTGCCGCATTGGGCAAAGGCGGAAAAGGCGCGCAGCGCGGCCAGCGGCGGCAGTGATTTCCAGTCCATATGTAGGCAATCCTTACATGCGGCCATAATCCATGAGTCGCAATAGTGCCTGCTCCGAACGATATGTGAAGGGTCAAAACCGCAACCGGAGGAACCGAAATGTTACATATCTACGCAGCCGCCATTCGCACGGCGACCCGAACCGATGTGCCGGTTCAGGGACAAAGACGGCACCGGTGGCATCCCGGCGGCACGCGCAGGCCGGCTCAGCCGAGGTAGAATGACACGGAAATGCCGGCGCTCCGCCCGGTTCAGGTCGCGGCCTGCAGAAGGGTCCGGGTATAGTCGGTCTGGGGATTGTCGTAGAGATCGTCCGCGGGCCCATACTCGATCACGTCGCCCCGCTTCATCACCAGCACATTGTGCGACATGGCCCGCACCACCCGCAGATCGTGACTGATGAACAGATAGGCCAGCCCGTATTTCTCCTGCAGGTTCCGCAGCAGTTCGACGATCTGGACCTGAACGGTCATGTCGAGCGCGCTCGTCGGCTCGTCCAGAACCAGCAGCTTGGGCCGCAGCACCATGGCGCGGGCGATTGCGATCCGCTGGCGCTGACCGCCGGAGAATTCGTGCGGATAGCGATCCATCGTGGCGGGGTCGAGCCCGACTTCCTCCATCACCTCGTGCACCAGCACGCGCTGATCCTGACCCTTGCCGATGCCGTGAATGCTGAGGCCCTCCGAGATGATCTGGAAGCAGGTCATCCGCGGGCTGAGCGACCCGAAGGGATCCTGGAAAACGATCTGCATGTCCGCCCGCAACCGGCGCAGCTGCCGGGTGGACCACTTGCGCACGTCCTCGCCCATGAAGGTGATCCGCCCCTCCGACTGGATCAGCCGCATGATCGCGAGGGCCAGCGTCGTCTTGCCCGACCCGCTCTCGCCCACGATGCCCAGCGTCTCGCCCGCGCGCACGGACAGCGTCGTGTCGTTCACCGCCTTCACGTGGCCGACGGTACGCCGCAACAGGCCGCGCTGGATCGGAAACCAGACCTTGAGGTTTTCGGTCGATACGATCTCGGGCGCGTCAGCCGGAACAGGTTCGGGACTGCCGGTCGGCTCCGCGCTCAGCAGTTTCAGCGTATAGGGGTGCTGCGGGTTGTCGAAGATGTCGCGCGTCGGCCCCTGCTCGACGATCACGCCCTTCTGCATCACGCAGACCCGGTCGGCGATCCGCCGCACGATGCCCAGATCGTGCGTGATGAACAGCAGGCCCATGCCCTCGCTGTCCTTGAGTTCCTTCAGCAGGTCGAGGATCTGCGCCTGAATGGTCACGTCCAGCGCCGTGGTCGGCTCGTCCGCGATCAGCACGTCCGGCTTGTTGGCCAGCGCCATGGCGATCATCACGCGCTGCCGCTGCCCGCCGGACAGCTGGTGCGGATAGGCGCCCAGCCGGCTTTGCGCATCGTTGATGCCCACCTTCTCCAGCAGTTCGAGAATCCGGCCGCGCGCGTCCTCCCCCACCAGTCCCTGGTGCAACGCGATGCTTTCGCCCAGTTGCTTTTCGATGGTGTGAAGCGGGTTGAGCGATGTCATCGGCTCCTGAAAGATGAAGCTGATGTCGTTGCCCCGGACCTTGCGCAACAGCGCCGCATCCGCGCCAATCATCTGCTGCCCGTCGTAGGTGACGGAACCGGACACCTCGGCGCTGTCGCCCAGCAGCGACACCGTCGAAAGCGCGGAAACCGACTTGCCCGAGCCGCTTTCGCCGACCAGCGCGACCGTTTCGCCCCGTTCGACGGCAAAGGACACGCCGCGCACCGCGTGCACCAGCGCCCCGTCCTGCCGGAACGAGACGTTCAGGTCGCGGACATCCAGAAGAGGTGCGCTCATGCCTGAGCCCCGTGGTCGATTTCTTCGAAGAAATCGGGCCGGAAATTACGTAATTTCCGTGTCCGCGTCATGAGAAGGTCTTTCTGGGGTCAAAGGCGTCGCGAATGCCTTCAAAGATGAAGACCAGCAGCGACAGCATGATGGCGAAGGTGAAGAAGGCCGTGAAGGCCAGCCAGGGCGCCTGGAGGTTCTGCTTGGCCTGCAGGGTCAACTCGCCCAGCGACGGGGCGGAGGACGGCAGGCCGAAGCCGAGGAAGTCGAGAATCGCCAGTGTGCTGATCGTGCCGGTGATGATGAAGGGCAGGAAGGTCAGGGTCGCGACCATGGCGTTGGGCAGCATGTGCCGGAACATGATGGTCATGTTCCCCACCCCCAGCGCCCGCGCCGCCCGCACGTATTCCAGGTTGCGGGCGCGCAGGAATTCGGCCCGCACCACGCCCACGAGACCGGTCCACGAAAACAGGACCAGCAGGAACACCAGCAGCCAGAAACTGCGCCCCAGAATCGCGAACATGATGATGATGACGTAGATCGACGGCGTCGCCGACCAGATCTCGATCACCCGCTGGAAGATCAGGTCCAGCCAGCCGCCGAAAAAGCCCTGCAAGGCGCCGGCGATGATGCCGATCACCGTGGCGGCGCCCGTGACGATCAGGGTGAACAGGATCGACAGGCGGAAGCCGTGGATCACTCGGGCCATGACGTCGCGCTTCGTCCCGTCGGTGCCCAGCCAGTTCTGCCGGTTGGGCGGCAGCGGCGCGGCACCGGGGCGGTCCACGGCGGTGTTGAACGAATAGGGGATGACCGGCCAGATCGACCAGCCGTTCCGGATCTGCTCGCCGTCGATCACCCCGTCCTGGGCATCCTCGTAATAGCCTTCGGGGTCGTCGAAACACAGGTCCATGCCCCCGGTGGCGATCAGACACTTCACTTCGGGGTCGCGATAGACCGCCTCGGTCTGGAAATCGCCGCCGAACGCTGTCTCGGGATAGAAATTGAAGATCGGCATGTAATACTCGCCGCGATAGTTCACGAGGATCGGCTTGTCGTTCGCCACGAACTCCGCGAACAGCGAAATCCCGAACAGCACAGCGAAAATCCACATCGACCAATAGGCGCGGCGGTTGCGGCGGAAATTGTTCCAGCGCCGCCGGTTCAGCGGCGACAGCCAGCCCCGCGGCGCCTTGGTCACGGGCGGCGGCGCATCCTGTCCGGGCGGACGCTGCGGCAACGGGTCGGTCTGGGCCAGGTCGCTCACGTTCAGCCCTCGCGTTTCTCGAAGTCGATGCGCGGGTCCACGGCGACGTACATCAGGTCGGAAACGAGCCCGACCACCAGCCCCATGAGGCCAAAGATGAACAGGGTGCCGAAGACGATCGGATAATCCCGCGCGACGGTCGCCTCGAAGGCCAGCCGCCCCAGACCGTCAAGGCTGAAGATCGTCTCGATGATCAGCGATCCGGTAAAGAAGACGCCGATGAACACGCCGGGGAAACTGGCGATCATGATCAGCATCGCATTGCGGAACACGTGACCGTACAGCACCTTGCGCTCGGACAGGCCCTTGGCCCGCGCGGTGATGACGTACTGCTTCTTGATCTCGTCGAGAAAGCTGTTCTTGGTCAGCAGCGTCAGCGTCGCAAAGGCCCCGATGGTCGAGGCCACGACCGGCAGGGTGATGTGCCAGAAATAATCGACGATCTTGGCGCCGAGGCTCAACTCGCTCCAGTTGTCCGACGTCAGGCCGCGCAGCGGGAATATCTGCCAGTACGACCCACCCGCGAAGAGCACCAGCAGCAGGATGGCGAAAAGGAAGCCCGGAATCGCATAGGCCGCGATGATGGCGCCCGACGTCCATGTGTCGAAGCGGCTGCCATCCCGCACCGCCTTGCGGATGCCCAGCGGGATCGACACCAGATAGGCGATCAGCGTGGACCACAGCCCCAGCGAGATCGACACCGGCAGCTTTTCCTTCACGAGGTCGATCACCCCGATGGAGCGGAAATAGCTCTCGCCGAAGTCGAAGCGCACGTAGTTCCACATCATGTTGAAGAACCGTTCCACCGGCGGCTTGTCGAAACCGAACTCGCGTTCCAGTTCCTCGATGAACTCGGGCGGCAGACCACGTGAGCCCACGTATTCGCTGCCGGTCCCGACACCGGTGTCGCCCGCATCGTTGCCGCCGCTGGCAAAGCCCGCGAAAACATCCCCGCCGCCCTGGATCCGGGCGATGGCCTGTTCCACGGGGCCGCCGGGCACGAATTGTGCCAGGGCGAAGTTCACCAGCATGATCCCGAACAGCGTCGGAATGATCAGCAGCAGCCGTCTGACAATATAGGCGCCCACGCCGCGATTACCTCAGCGCGCCGGCCGCGCGCAGCTCGGCCGCCTTGTCCGCGTTGTACCACCAGAAATCGAGGTAGCCGAGCGCATAGGGCGGGATGTCGGGGTGTTCGTACTGGTCGTAGTACGCGACCCAGTACACGTCGTTGTACCACACCGGGATCATGAAGAACTCGTAGCGCAATGCGCGGTCCAGCGCCCGCAGCGCCGCCGCTTCCTCTTCGGATGTTTCCGCCCGCAGCGATGCTTCGATCAGCGTGTCCACCAACGGGCTGGCGAGCCCGGCGGGGTTGAACAGCGAATACGCCGCGTCTTCCGATCCGAACCGCTGCTTCAGCCCCGTGCCGGTACCGAGGAACGCCGCATATTCGTCGAA is a genomic window of Sulfitobacter alexandrii containing:
- the clpS gene encoding ATP-dependent Clp protease adapter ClpS, with the protein product MRPEEYMMADRSGDDGQTDLLTKTKPKTKRPPLYKVLLLNDDFTPMEFVVHVLERFFGLNHAQAFEIMLTVHKKGLAVVGVFSHEIAETKVAQVMDFARRHQHPLQCTMEKEE
- a CDS encoding fatty acid desaturase family protein; amino-acid sequence: MTPGKAYLDTDTIRALAARTDAMGVWLVAHCWGVIAGSVALFAVWPNPLTALLAIVLIGSRQLGLAILMHEAAHNALFKTRWLNEFAGEWLCGRPILAELGSYRHYHLTHHRYTQTDKDPDLVLSSKFPTTRDSLRRKFIRDLTGQTGLRQLVGQIVMSFRLAGDDDAIEAANQDAAQAFKARDLWKSLPVFIGVALAMSLAGEWWYGLLFWLLPYLTWFQLVLRIRNIAEHGATEQSDNPLQNVRTTHAGPVARALVAPYWVNYHLEHHMVMHVPCWRLPRMHKALRDAGIGDRMRVSPNYGHALAEAGW
- a CDS encoding LysR family transcriptional regulator, which gives rise to MDWKSLPPLAALRAFSAFAQCGNVQAAGTALGVSHAAISQQLRTLEAHLDVALLDRSGRSMRLTPQGEVLAKALHAGFAAMIEAAQEITGARDARPLHISCTPTFAASWLMPRLPSFRAAHPEASLRLDPTPTLAELSPDGIDIAIRYGTGSWPGLETEVLMQSPMVVVAAPALVGEGPLPPVEELSGFPWLEEASTSESTDWLRRLGQGDMAPRALMQVPGNLLLDGARDGQGVAVTVHLFVARDIAAGRLRELYRADRPGSGYHLVTRPGVMRPALKDFVRWIRREAARDQAVSPARS
- a CDS encoding helix-turn-helix transcriptional regulator, coding for MKRARKSPWNGERRATVLAGLILLQALCALFFIGDAIEDFREDGQFDNPHLMIEAAAALALVAGVVFLMVELRGLLSRMSDMQIGLDIAHGHLTDVIEAFFEAWALTPAERDVAIMILKGLDNENIARVRNTASGTVRAQAASIYAKSRTDGRAQFISLFVEELMAAGDTAADRNPRGAA
- a CDS encoding D-alanyl-D-alanine carboxypeptidase family protein; translated protein: MKARRIQPARFGLFFIAAFWLLVVLPLSAIAAPYAAYVIDARTGKVLHSQNADTRLHPASLTKMMTLYIAFEAIQRGEIGLDTEVTISKNAAAEPPSKLGLRPGQKIKLRYLIRAAAVKSANDAATAIGEAIEGSEAKFARRMNRTAKSLGMTRTTFKNMHGLTEAGHLSTAHDMTLMGRHLLYDYPQYYNLFSRITADAGVKKVSHTNRRFLSSYKGADGIKTGYTRAAGFNLTASAERGNERIIVTVFGGQSTAQRNAKVAELMDLGFRRAPSNAPLRKPQREMVYADVEDDTGDSAGGAGKTIRLVGAVKTSKRPQLRPGSAAPVLMAAADPVVSDADITAALKEAVQSPAISPPAPATAEGVVTLASAAKVSARPTIRPEAMVAAAAPAPVEQEVVSRVSTSGGRQWGVNLGRYPSRYAAEKVLLKTALAEMATLDGSLRKVVQRPQGFDANFLGMTRDSADLACRRLAARNINCFMIGPG
- a CDS encoding class I SAM-dependent methyltransferase; translation: MIDARLDLALQGGLELPEEGLIAVFRPPQDARLPGIDRDRCHVVQDFKPLFDAWQERGYKAVRMVRDRYAAAVVCLPRAKSEARALIAAACGTCDGVVVIDGQKTQGIDSILREMRGRVTINGPISKAHGKLFWIDASATDFFADWAEVPSQTPGGFWTAPGVFSADAVDLASALLVDALPEKLGAEVADLGAGWGFLAAHVLTRESVQTVHLVEAGHSALECARHNVTDDRAKFHWEDATKWAPPHRMDSIVMNPPFHQGRAAEPQIGQAFVASAARLLQPNGNLWMVANRHLPYEAELKKSFGHVAELGGDARFKLFHASKPARAGR
- a CDS encoding PepSY domain-containing protein, with translation MRKFALITLIALASPALAEDVSMDSKLGNTMEEVQASLAAMGYEVRKAEMEDGKIEVYFVRDGKMGEVYVSPETGAVTKLELKG
- a CDS encoding HAD family hydrolase; this encodes MAPSLTTIGFDADDTLWHNERFFALTQDHFAELLADHAEKPRLMERLTEAERRNLSHYGFGIKGFTLSMIETAIEVTDGRVPAAVIGKILDAGREMLSHPVELLPGVEDTLESLRHDHKLILITKGDLLDQMRKVEQSGLRDRFDAIEIVSHKTSAEYADIFGRHGTGADQGLMAGNSMASDVLPMLDAGGWGVLVPHTLTWALEHAAAPEAHPRFSEIADLSQLPDLVSGLKSSH
- a CDS encoding SDR family NAD(P)-dependent oxidoreductase translates to MSFSITGKTAIVTGAANGIGLSIARHLADAGANVMCADADEKKLMEELGSEREDGNIRVFAGDLRQRLTIANLISATIDAFDQVDILVNASRQVMTTDALDVEDSSVDTLLEQNLMTALRLTQAVARRMIKQADPEAKGQVGSIINLSSTACKQTRPELMAYAIAASAVQQMTRSMALSLAEHRIRVNAISFGSVMSASLRSALAENREWRDDIRSNTPLGRIASPNELCEAVQFLAADSSAFMTGEVMVIDGGRTLLDAVTAPAH
- a CDS encoding cytochrome b/b6 domain-containing protein, encoding MVASTHPTHGRKGAREVSVWDPLVRLIHWGLALAILVNGALADGESRTHALIGYIALSLLAMRMLWALIGPPNARFSAFPPSPLRALRHARAMFGGDRRVHLSHNPIGALMVYNLWLSVLAIGVTGYMMTTLAYFGVDWVEKAHETIFDWLLISVALHVAGVAFDTWHSGINLVKAMVNGRKTIPEGKDIA